One genomic window of Pecten maximus chromosome 3, xPecMax1.1, whole genome shotgun sequence includes the following:
- the LOC117323978 gene encoding solute carrier family 46 member 3-like has translation MANKNENTPLLTTLDLDSSKFYKTKVALENVTSISGRHYLMSPCILVHFFSYVFYNLVTTQYLYDFFARKVISNVTAMEINQDGSPCTVIIESVLYQQRTQIQKDTTKASLTFVIAGCAPALFMDVVIGVLSDRYGRKIFIIISLIGTLVKTTMTTVGMHYKVDVHYFIVFIAVEGFAGGWCAVVSLGFAYVSDVTSVDKSRTSSIVLIEISVGLGLVLAGVTSGYLIDGVGYMYAMMVLTILNLLNICIMVLCLPDTVNETNCIKGKTIRLLKSSFTFYTRDTSATAKRWKYIMCISIFILFNFSALSRQTIDQLYQLNVPFCWDSIKIGWYSSLSDVSRNVIGLAVIRGLQNYISDELMVVVSAVSGCGAYLLEAFAVNDAMMFFVPVVGIFSMVTGPILRSIMSLMTPPDRQGALFAGLAVVQTLCTVLVDVLSKAVYLATVEISRGAVFLLSAGYCVLVLILFVIFALMSRRSGKEMTLNK, from the exons ATGGCAAATAAAAACGAAAACACTCCCCTTCTTACAACTCTTGACTTGGATTCGTCAAAGTTTTATAAAACCAAGGTGGCTTTAGAGAATGTGACGTCGATCAGTGGTCGCCATTACCTGATGAGTCCCTGTATTCTCGTCCACTTCTTCTCATACGTGTTCTACAATCTGGTCACCACACAGTATCTGTACGACTTCTTCGCAAGAAAAGTAATATCAAACGTAACCGCAATGGAGATCAACCAAGATGGCTCGCCGTGTACCGTGATAATAGAGTCTGTATTGTACCAGCAGCGGACTCAGATACAGAAAGACACGACCAAGGCGTCTCTCACCTTCGTTATAGCTGGGTGTGCCCCAGCTCTCTTCATGGACGTCGTCATCGGTGTGTTGAGTGACCGTTATGGCAGAAAGATATtcataattatctcccttatagGAACGTTGGTCAAGACGACAATGACGACCGTTGGAATGCATTACAAAGTGGACGTTCATTATTTCATAGTGTTTATCGCCGTCGAGGGATTCGCTGGCGGATGGTGTGCTGTCGTCTCTCTCGGATTTGCCTATGTTTCGGATGTGACATCAGTCGACAAATCTAGAACCTCATCCATTGTCCTAATTGAGATATCAGTTGGCCTCGGTTTGGTATTGGCAGGCGTCACTTCCGGTTATTTGATCGACGGAGTAGGTTATATGTACGCCATGATGGTATTAACTATTCTAAATCTGCTCAACATATGTATCATGGTACTTTGCCTGCCAGATACAGTTAACGAGACCAACTGTATTAAAGGCAAAACTATCCGACTCCTTAAAAGTTCGTTCACTTTCTACACCCGGGACACGTCCGCGACAGCTAAACGCTGGAagtatattatgtgtatttctattttcatattatttaacTTTAGCGCCCTCAGTCGTCAAACAATAGATCAGCTGTACCAGCTTAATGTTCCATTCTGTTGGGACTCCATTAAAATAGGCTGGTACTCGAGCCTAAGCGATGTATCGCGCAATGTGATTGGTTTAGCTGTCATCCGGGGACTCCAGAATTACATCTCTGACGAGTTGATGGTTGTGGTTAGCGCAGTGTCAGGTTGTGGAGCATATCTATTGGAAGCATTTGCTGTCAATGATGCCATGATGTTCTTTG TACCTGTGGTTGGGATATTCTCCATGGTGACCGGCCCAATCCTGAGGTCCATCATGTCCTTGATGACACCGCCGGATAGACAAG GAGCACTGTTTGCTGGCCTGGCTGTTGTACAGACTTTATGTACCGTTCTTGTCGATGTCCTCAGTAAGGCTGTGTACCTTGCCACAGTGGAAATATCCCGGGGAGCGGTTTTCCTCTTGTCCGCGGGATACTGTGTACTTGTCCTCATCCTATTCGT GATATTCGCACTAATGTCGAGGAGGTCGGGAAAAGAAATGACTTTGAATAAGTGA